Proteins encoded by one window of Chondromyces crocatus:
- a CDS encoding protein kinase domain-containing protein: protein MRRRVEARIGKQLKEKWRLDTVLGIGGVACVYAATHRNGSRAAIKVLDPELAALSEVRERFLQEGYASNAVGHPGAVLVLDDDTTDENEVYLVMELLEGQTLGERAGSQGGKLTPGEVLAAASAVLDVLAAAHQKGILHRDIKPDNIFLTNDGAVKVLDFGLARVKEMPQRQKHRGTRFGYTMGTPGYMAPEQARGQWFQVDARSDLWALGATMFSLLSGKQLHEDEDGHPSFHLAATRPAPSLDEVAPGLPRPVVDIVARALAPSPANRWQSALEMRTAIEEVLKDSPDHPLWRAGAPASVRVHRTATHVSQVARTTAAPVRVSTPPRSTLSTVNNTHAVEIAKDTYWVGKRDPGAIFHANPYLRVYRGAEGTPPHHLLIDPGSSSDYAVVSAKINALIGGMGRLSAMFINHQDPDVGSSAAAISARHAPKAAIMCSESTWRLIVHQNLPRERFVDTDRHPAGITLHTGHKILPVPTPFCHFRGAVALYDPETRVLFTGDLLGGLTPAGAEGLWADESDWGGVRAFHQMYMPASRALAMAVRSIRRLDPPVEIIAPQHGRLLRGAMMVKFLERLERLPVGLDTIDEVGDGPDAMAAWTSVLRRVLYTARLVMGDEVDARLAEVEDLRDTATVTGDEVEVRAMGRWTLGTVVEALTRGEPPEVVNPIQLEVIYACEQLELPSPALRIEGAEDAGEAMLTGG, encoded by the coding sequence TTGCGCCGACGCGTCGAGGCGCGCATCGGCAAGCAGCTCAAGGAGAAGTGGCGGCTCGATACGGTGCTCGGTATCGGGGGCGTGGCCTGCGTGTACGCGGCGACCCACCGGAACGGTAGCCGGGCCGCCATCAAGGTCCTCGACCCGGAGCTGGCCGCGCTGAGCGAGGTGCGCGAGCGCTTCCTCCAGGAGGGATACGCGTCGAACGCGGTCGGCCACCCCGGGGCCGTGCTGGTGCTCGACGACGACACCACCGACGAGAACGAGGTCTACCTCGTGATGGAGCTCCTGGAGGGTCAGACCCTCGGGGAGCGGGCCGGGTCCCAGGGTGGCAAGCTCACCCCTGGTGAGGTGCTCGCCGCGGCCTCTGCCGTGCTCGACGTCCTGGCAGCGGCGCACCAGAAGGGGATCCTTCACCGCGACATCAAGCCGGACAACATCTTCCTGACCAACGATGGGGCGGTGAAGGTGCTGGATTTCGGGCTCGCCCGGGTCAAGGAGATGCCGCAGCGCCAGAAGCACAGGGGGACCCGCTTCGGCTACACCATGGGCACTCCTGGCTACATGGCCCCCGAGCAGGCGCGCGGGCAGTGGTTCCAGGTCGATGCGCGCAGCGATCTGTGGGCGCTCGGAGCGACGATGTTCTCGCTGCTGTCGGGCAAGCAGCTCCACGAGGACGAGGATGGTCACCCGAGCTTCCACCTCGCGGCCACACGGCCAGCGCCTTCGCTCGACGAGGTGGCCCCAGGGCTGCCACGACCCGTGGTGGACATCGTGGCCCGCGCGCTGGCGCCTTCGCCGGCCAACCGCTGGCAGAGCGCGCTGGAGATGCGGACAGCGATCGAGGAGGTGCTGAAGGACTCTCCCGACCATCCGCTGTGGCGTGCCGGCGCGCCGGCGTCGGTGCGGGTGCACCGGACCGCGACGCATGTGTCGCAGGTCGCGCGGACCACGGCAGCGCCCGTGCGCGTCTCGACGCCGCCCCGCTCGACCCTGTCGACGGTGAACAACACCCACGCGGTCGAGATCGCGAAGGATACGTACTGGGTCGGCAAGCGCGATCCGGGGGCGATCTTCCATGCGAACCCGTACCTGCGTGTCTACCGCGGGGCCGAAGGGACGCCGCCCCATCACCTGCTCATCGATCCCGGTTCGAGCTCCGACTACGCGGTGGTCTCCGCGAAGATCAACGCGCTGATCGGTGGGATGGGCCGGCTGTCGGCGATGTTCATCAACCACCAGGATCCCGATGTCGGGTCGTCGGCAGCGGCCATCAGCGCGCGGCATGCTCCCAAGGCCGCGATCATGTGCTCGGAGTCGACGTGGCGGCTCATCGTGCACCAGAACCTCCCGCGCGAGCGCTTCGTGGACACGGATCGCCATCCGGCCGGGATCACGCTGCACACCGGCCACAAGATCCTGCCCGTCCCCACGCCCTTCTGTCACTTCCGCGGAGCCGTGGCGCTCTACGATCCGGAGACCCGCGTGCTGTTCACGGGTGACCTGCTCGGTGGTCTGACGCCAGCGGGCGCCGAGGGGCTGTGGGCCGACGAGAGCGACTGGGGCGGGGTGCGGGCCTTCCATCAGATGTACATGCCCGCGAGCCGCGCGCTGGCCATGGCCGTGCGCAGCATTCGCCGGCTCGATCCGCCGGTGGAGATCATCGCCCCACAGCACGGCCGTCTCCTGCGTGGCGCGATGATGGTGAAGTTCCTGGAGCGCCTGGAGCGGCTCCCGGTCGGCCTCGACACGATCGACGAGGTGGGCGACGGGCCCGACGCGATGGCGGCGTGGACGAGCGTGCTGCGCCGGGTGCTCTACACGGCACGGCTGGTGATGGGAGACGAGGTCGATGCGCGGCTCGCAGAGGTGGAGGACCTGCGCGATACGGCGACGGTGACGGGGGACGAGGTGGAGGTCCGCGCCATGGGCCGCTGGACACTGGGAACCGTCGTGGAGGCGCTGACCCGGGGGGAGCCGCCCGAGGTAGTGAACCCCATCCAGCTCGAGGTGATCTACGCCTGCGAGCAGCTGGAGCTGCCGAGCCCCGCGCTCCGCATCGAGGGCGCCGAGGACGCTGGCGAGGCGATGCTGACGGGCGGCTGA
- a CDS encoding Gfo/Idh/MocA family protein, with protein MSRSGDQRKVRYAVVGAGNLAQVAILPAFENATENSELVALITGDEDKREALGARHGIELIGDYEDYETILESGEVDAVYIALPNNLHREYTERAARSGVHVLCEKPMAIGVEDCEAMIKATEAAKVRLMIAYRLHFEEANLRAVAIAQSGEIGEVRVFSSVFTQQVRADDIRTHSELGGGVLYDMGPYCVNAARTLFRAEPEEVYAYALKGRDERSRDVDETTMAVMRFPGDRIAQFVVSQGLAGTSAYRIVGTKGDLRVEPAYGYTEALVHHLTVGDESTETSFERRDQFGPQIVYFSQCILEGKEPEPSGHEGLADVRVFEAILRSAETGRPVKLPPFERSQRPSMVQEIHKPAIEPPEPVKAPSPSM; from the coding sequence ATGTCCAGATCAGGAGATCAGCGTAAGGTTCGCTATGCCGTGGTGGGCGCCGGCAATCTCGCTCAGGTGGCCATCCTCCCGGCCTTCGAGAACGCGACGGAGAACTCCGAGCTCGTCGCGTTGATCACGGGCGACGAGGACAAGCGGGAGGCGCTCGGGGCGCGGCACGGTATCGAACTCATCGGGGACTACGAGGACTACGAGACCATCCTCGAGAGCGGGGAGGTCGACGCGGTGTACATCGCGCTGCCCAACAACCTGCACCGGGAGTACACCGAGCGTGCTGCCAGGTCGGGCGTGCACGTGCTCTGCGAGAAGCCGATGGCGATCGGGGTCGAGGACTGCGAGGCGATGATCAAGGCCACGGAGGCGGCCAAGGTCAGGTTGATGATCGCGTATCGCCTTCATTTCGAGGAGGCAAATCTCCGCGCCGTGGCGATCGCGCAGTCGGGGGAGATCGGTGAGGTGCGCGTCTTCAGCTCGGTGTTCACCCAGCAAGTGCGGGCCGACGACATCCGCACCCACAGCGAGCTGGGAGGAGGGGTGCTCTACGACATGGGCCCCTACTGCGTGAATGCCGCGCGCACCCTGTTCCGCGCCGAGCCGGAGGAGGTCTATGCCTACGCCCTGAAGGGGCGGGACGAGCGGTCACGCGATGTGGACGAGACGACCATGGCGGTGATGCGGTTCCCCGGGGATCGGATCGCGCAGTTCGTGGTGAGCCAAGGGCTCGCCGGAACCAGCGCCTACCGCATCGTCGGCACCAAGGGAGACCTGCGCGTGGAGCCGGCTTACGGGTACACGGAGGCGCTGGTTCATCACCTGACGGTCGGCGACGAGTCCACGGAGACGTCGTTCGAGAGGCGCGATCAGTTCGGGCCGCAGATCGTTTACTTCTCGCAATGCATCCTGGAGGGGAAAGAGCCCGAGCCCTCCGGCCACGAGGGGCTGGCCGACGTGCGCGTCTTCGAGGCCATCCTGCGCTCGGCCGAGACGGGTCGTCCCGTGAAGCTGCCGCCCTTCGAGCGGAGCCAGCGCCCGAGCATGGTGCAGGAGATCCACAAGCCCGCCATCGAACCGCCGGAGCCCGTCAAGGCCCCCTCCCCCTCGATGTGA